The following are encoded together in the Salvelinus fontinalis isolate EN_2023a chromosome 38, ASM2944872v1, whole genome shotgun sequence genome:
- the LOC129838046 gene encoding leukocyte receptor cluster member 9-like isoform X2, translating into MASEETGVPLGSAETLEDRRAQEHRATEGPKTEVPASPSQDGPQVTAGQEEGAGVCQFFLLGKCRFGNGCRRSHSTPTLDDPEAAIDQENRKEGEKEGKLKKKAIGNKTNQPKDTEEKGSTKKPRMRTADDVISRILWDPSVEPADFVVGYVDRFLGVLERPFSEFNWDTDPCDCDYSSELTLPRHRIQYFTHRGRRVWDRNNRTDRVFGSTGQCLAPPFGQEEEQEQGTQDVEQQDQKNDHRESREEQDGVITTEEGEESLIKQGVENGHLEERNQSKATIQMPESTRPGTGSTPLNQQEEGRESEPSEEEVGKDSVLVVIADQMSLSQRESESRGEEGEKEEEWKDYWDGENGPDLAHCPSVPVEQRTERGGGRPSKRKPTHFITFRANTPSILSSFQHLQEELTSLLPSSAPHWLPPSSLHVTLCLLVLPGPAEVTAAGEMLQRFAYLDRNPPVAVSLPLKLKHFGGKVLYLSPQPQPHLQQLNAGLQEAFREQGWLHRDSFNPRYHLTLAKVKDREGARVFEGVGKLKVGKGVNFGRLPINRLHLCSMGMTGDGFYETLCLVNLR; encoded by the exons GCCAGGAGGAGGGAGCAGGTGTCTGTCAGTTCTTCCTGTTGGGAAAGTGTCGTTTTGGAAACGGGTGTCGTCGATCTCACAG CACTCCAACATTAGACGACCCAGAGGCTGCTATAGACCAGGAAAACAGgaaggagggagaaaaagagggaaaaCTCAAGAAGAAAGCAATAGGGAATAAAACAAACCAGCCAAAAGACACAGAGGAAAAAG GATCAACCAAGAAGCCCCGCATGCGTACAGCCGATGACGTCATCTCTCGGATCCTGTGGGACCCGTCAGTGGAGCCGGCGGACTTTGTGGTGGGGTACGTGGACCGCTTCCTTGGGGTGTTGGAGCGGCCCTTCTCTGAGTTCAACTGGGACACCGACCCCTGCGATTGTGACTACTCCTCTGAGCTAACCCTGCCCAGACACAGGATTCAGTACTTCACCCATAGAGGGCGTAGAGTCTGGGACCGCAACAACAGGACTGACAGGGTGTTTGGATCCACTGGACAGTGTCTGGCGCCCCCCTTTGGGCAGGAGGAGGAGCAAGAGCAGG GTACACAAGATGTTGAACAACAAGACCAAAAAAACGACCACCGTGAATCAAGAGAAGAACAAGATGGCGTCATCActacagaggagggagaagagtccCTGATAAAACAGGGTGTTGAAAACGGACACTTGGAAGAAAGAAATCAGAGCAAGGCAACTATTCAGATGCCTGAGTCAACCAGACCAGGCACAGGAAGTACTCCACTGAACCAACAGGAAGAAGGAAGAGAATCAGAACCCTCCGAAGAGGAAGTTGGGAAGGATTCCGTTTTAGTCGTCATAGCAGACCAGATGTCTCTATcccagagagaaagcgagagcagGGGGGAGGAAGGTGAGAAGGAGGAAGAATGGAAAGATTACTGGGATGGAGAGAATGGCCCAGACCTAGCCCATTGTCCGTCTGTGCCTgtggagcagagaacagagaggggtggAGGCCGGCCTTCCAAACGTAAGCCCACCCACTTCATCACCTTCCGGGCCAacactccctccatcctctcctccttccagcaCCTTCAGGAGGagctcacctccctcctcccctcatccgcCCCTCATTGGttgcccccctcctccctccacgtCACCCTCTGTCTCCTGGTCCTCCCCGGCCCAGCCGAGGTCACTGCTGCTGGGGAGATGCTCCAACGCTTCGCCTACCTGGACCGCAACCCCCCTGTGGCCGTCTCCTTACCCCTGAAACTGAAGCACTTTGGTGGGAAGGTTCTCTACCTGagcccccagcctcagccccacctCCAGCAGCTAAATGCTGGCCTACAGGAGGCCTTCAGAGAGCAGGGCTGGCTGCACAGGGACTCCTTCAACCCACGCTACCATCTCACCCTGGCCAAGGTGAAGGACCGGGAGGGGGCGAGGGTTTTTGAGGGGGTGGGAAAGCTGAAGGTGGGGAAGGGGGTGAATTTTGGGCGACTGCCTATAAATAGGCTACACCTGTGTAGCATGGGGATGACTGGGGATGGGTTTTATGAGACACTGTGTTTGGTCAATCTTCGGTGA
- the LOC129838046 gene encoding leukocyte receptor cluster member 9-like isoform X1 — translation MASEETGVPLGSAETLEDRRAQEHRATEGPKTEVPASPSQDGPQVTAGQEEGAGVCQFFLLGKCRFGNGCRRSHSTPTLDDPEAAIDQENRKEGEKEGKLKKKAIGNKTNQPKDTEEKGSTKKPRMRTADDVISRILWDPSVEPADFVVGYVDRFLGVLERPFSEFNWDTDPCDCDYSSELTLPRHRIQYFTHRGRRVWDRNNRTDRVFGSTGQCLAPPFGQEEEQEQGTGTQDVEQQDQKNDHRESREEQDGVITTEEGEESLIKQGVENGHLEERNQSKATIQMPESTRPGTGSTPLNQQEEGRESEPSEEEVGKDSVLVVIADQMSLSQRESESRGEEGEKEEEWKDYWDGENGPDLAHCPSVPVEQRTERGGGRPSKRKPTHFITFRANTPSILSSFQHLQEELTSLLPSSAPHWLPPSSLHVTLCLLVLPGPAEVTAAGEMLQRFAYLDRNPPVAVSLPLKLKHFGGKVLYLSPQPQPHLQQLNAGLQEAFREQGWLHRDSFNPRYHLTLAKVKDREGARVFEGVGKLKVGKGVNFGRLPINRLHLCSMGMTGDGFYETLCLVNLR, via the exons GCCAGGAGGAGGGAGCAGGTGTCTGTCAGTTCTTCCTGTTGGGAAAGTGTCGTTTTGGAAACGGGTGTCGTCGATCTCACAG CACTCCAACATTAGACGACCCAGAGGCTGCTATAGACCAGGAAAACAGgaaggagggagaaaaagagggaaaaCTCAAGAAGAAAGCAATAGGGAATAAAACAAACCAGCCAAAAGACACAGAGGAAAAAG GATCAACCAAGAAGCCCCGCATGCGTACAGCCGATGACGTCATCTCTCGGATCCTGTGGGACCCGTCAGTGGAGCCGGCGGACTTTGTGGTGGGGTACGTGGACCGCTTCCTTGGGGTGTTGGAGCGGCCCTTCTCTGAGTTCAACTGGGACACCGACCCCTGCGATTGTGACTACTCCTCTGAGCTAACCCTGCCCAGACACAGGATTCAGTACTTCACCCATAGAGGGCGTAGAGTCTGGGACCGCAACAACAGGACTGACAGGGTGTTTGGATCCACTGGACAGTGTCTGGCGCCCCCCTTTGGGCAGGAGGAGGAGCAAGAGCAGG GGACAGGTACACAAGATGTTGAACAACAAGACCAAAAAAACGACCACCGTGAATCAAGAGAAGAACAAGATGGCGTCATCActacagaggagggagaagagtccCTGATAAAACAGGGTGTTGAAAACGGACACTTGGAAGAAAGAAATCAGAGCAAGGCAACTATTCAGATGCCTGAGTCAACCAGACCAGGCACAGGAAGTACTCCACTGAACCAACAGGAAGAAGGAAGAGAATCAGAACCCTCCGAAGAGGAAGTTGGGAAGGATTCCGTTTTAGTCGTCATAGCAGACCAGATGTCTCTATcccagagagaaagcgagagcagGGGGGAGGAAGGTGAGAAGGAGGAAGAATGGAAAGATTACTGGGATGGAGAGAATGGCCCAGACCTAGCCCATTGTCCGTCTGTGCCTgtggagcagagaacagagaggggtggAGGCCGGCCTTCCAAACGTAAGCCCACCCACTTCATCACCTTCCGGGCCAacactccctccatcctctcctccttccagcaCCTTCAGGAGGagctcacctccctcctcccctcatccgcCCCTCATTGGttgcccccctcctccctccacgtCACCCTCTGTCTCCTGGTCCTCCCCGGCCCAGCCGAGGTCACTGCTGCTGGGGAGATGCTCCAACGCTTCGCCTACCTGGACCGCAACCCCCCTGTGGCCGTCTCCTTACCCCTGAAACTGAAGCACTTTGGTGGGAAGGTTCTCTACCTGagcccccagcctcagccccacctCCAGCAGCTAAATGCTGGCCTACAGGAGGCCTTCAGAGAGCAGGGCTGGCTGCACAGGGACTCCTTCAACCCACGCTACCATCTCACCCTGGCCAAGGTGAAGGACCGGGAGGGGGCGAGGGTTTTTGAGGGGGTGGGAAAGCTGAAGGTGGGGAAGGGGGTGAATTTTGGGCGACTGCCTATAAATAGGCTACACCTGTGTAGCATGGGGATGACTGGGGATGGGTTTTATGAGACACTGTGTTTGGTCAATCTTCGGTGA